In Dioscorea cayenensis subsp. rotundata cultivar TDr96_F1 chromosome 11, TDr96_F1_v2_PseudoChromosome.rev07_lg8_w22 25.fasta, whole genome shotgun sequence, a single genomic region encodes these proteins:
- the LOC120272145 gene encoding clathrin light chain 2-like yields MSNSFDAFSADGHEAAPPNSATTRPFDDDGYIGYDPRLPSQRYDSFSAFAAEEDPPKDVPDDGFGDVHVHHVSVGSGGGGGSFPPSPEPFGYSPEPHQEFSSPFEMPEANGGADHDAIFSDEPTLPPPGEMQPEEGFLLREWRRQNAELLKQKEEREKELREQIYKEADEYKTGFYEKRKVNCETNKIHNREREKLFLANQEKFHTNADKQYWKAIAELIPNEVPNIEKRRGKKDQDKKPSIVVIQGPKPGKPTDLSRMRQILLKLKHNLPPHMKPPPPPPAPAPAKDGAPAAAKKQGSPKGTTTANGKPSSKEEAATAPPVESNTTTEPVAVAAE; encoded by the exons ATGTCGAACTCCTTCGACGCCTTCAGCGCCGACGGCCACGAGGCGGCGCCGCCAAACTCCGCCACCACCCGCCCCTTTGACGACGATGGCTACATCGGCTATGACCCCCGCCTCCCTTCCCAACGCTACGACTCCTTCTCGGCCTTCGCTGCGGAAGAGGATCCGCCGAAGGATGTGCCGGACGATGGATTTGGCGATGTCCATGTTCACCATGTCTCCGTTGGCAGTGGCGGCGGTGGGGGTAGCTTCCCTCCCTCGCCGGAGCCGTTTGGGTACAGTCCTGAACCACATCAGGAGTTCTCGTCCCCTTTTGAGATGCCAGAAGCCAATGGTGGAGCTGATCATGATGCGATCTTCTCCGATGAGCCTACGCTGCCTCCGCCTGGTGAGATGCAACCGGAGGAGGGGTTCCTCCTGCGGGAATGGCGTCG CCAAAATGCTGAACTTCTGAAGCAGAAAGAGGAAAGAGAAAAGGAACTGAGGGAACAAATTTACAAGGAAGCTGATGAATACAAGACGGGTTTTTATGAGAAAAGGAAGGTGAATTGTGAAAcaaacaagatccacaacagagaaagagaaaag CTATTTCTGGCCAATCAAGAGAAGTTCCACACAAATGCAGATAAGCAGTACTGGAAAGCAATTGCGGAACTCATCCCCAATGAGGTGCCCAACATCGAGAAGAGGAGAGGGAAGAAAGATCAAGACAAGAAGCCATCAATTGTTGTCATTCAGGGCCCCAAGCCTGGCAAGCCCACTGATCTTTCTAGAATGCGTCAAATACTTCTGAAGCTGAAACACAATCTCCCCCCACACATgaaaccaccaccaccaccccctGCTCCTGCACCTGCCAAGGATGGAGCTCCCGCTGCCGCAAAGAAACAGGGTTCCCCGAAAGGAACCACCACAGCAAATGGCAAACCGTCATCCAAGGAAGAGGCAGCCACCGCACCACCTGTTGAGAGCAACACAACAACAGAACCAGTGGCAGTTGCTGCAGAATAA
- the LOC120272144 gene encoding putative serine/threonine-protein kinase: protein MSFCCFDALFAGIKDKVTPYSQENTNYENSPVKKNIKFFTYNELSSATNDFHPSNRIGRGGFGIVYKGVLRNGSTIAAKVLSAESKQGVNEFLTEINTISNVKHPNLVELVGCCVQGSSRILVYEYVENNSLDRALLGPKGNRCKLSWSSRSAICLGAAKGLVFLHEETRPHIVHRDIKASNILLDRNFVPKIGDFGLAKLFPDNVTHLSTRIAGTMGYLAPEYAMHGQLTKKADVYSFGVLILEIISGRSTSKSTHSDTEQALLEWTWQLYEEEKLTDLVDPNLKEYPEEDVKRFIKVALFCIQAATARRPSMTQVVEMLSKPTIRIKEKELTAPGLWHKSSATSTTSSSKSQANDTSPMLSVTPLTAPSVTLMLAR from the exons ATGAGTTTCTGCTGTTTTGATGCATTATTTGCCGGTATAAAAGATAAGGTCACTCCTTATTCTCAAGAAAACACTAATTATG AAAACTCACCAGTCAAGAAGAACATAAAATTCTTTACTTACAATGAGTTAAGTTCAGCAACAAATGATTTTCATCCGAGCAATCGAATCGGCCGAGGTGGTTTCGGAATTGTATACAAG GGAGTTCTCAGGAATGGATCAACAATAGCTGCAAAAGTACTCTCTGCTGAATCAAAACAAGGAGTTAATGAGTTTCTGACAGAGATTAACACAATTTCGAATGTTAAGCATCCGAATCTTGTTGAGCTCGTCGGTTGCTGTGTTCAAGGATCGAGTCGGATTTTGGTTTATGAATATGTTGAAAATAATAGTCTCGACCGCGCATTACTTG GTCCGAAGGGGAACAGATGTAAATTGAGTTGGAGCTCAAGGTCTGCAATTTGTTTGGGAGCAGCAAAAGGGCTTGTATTTCTGCATGAAGAGACAAGACCACATATTGTGCATAGAGACATAAAAGCTAGTAATATTCTTCTTGATCGAAACTTTGTACCGAAGATCGGAGACTTTGGTTTGGCGAAGCTTTTTCCTGATAATGTTACTCATCTTAGCACACGGATCGCGGGGACAAT GGGCTATTTAGCACCCGAATACGCAATGCACGGTCAATTGACTAAGAAAGCCGATGTATATAGTTTCGGTGTCCTCATACTCGAGATAATCAGTGGCAGAAGTACTTCAAAATCCACACATTCAGACACAGAACAAGCCCTATTAGAATGG ACATGGCAGCTGTATGAAGAAGAGAAACTGACAGACCTTGTTGATCCAAACCTTAAAGAGTATCCAGAGGAGGATGTTAAGAGGTTCATCAAAGTAGCTCTTTTCTGCATACAAGCAGCAACAGCAAGAAGGCCATCAATGACTCAGGTTGTGGAGATGTTGTCAAAGCCAACGATAAGAATCAAAGAGAAGGAGCTGACGGCCCCCGGCCTCTGGCACAAGTCTTCGGCAACCAGCACAACAAGTTCAAGCAAGTCACAGGCCAATGATACTTCGCCTATGTTATCTGTAACTCCATTGACCGCACCTTCGGTCACATTGATGTTAGCCAGGTGA